From a single bacterium genomic region:
- a CDS encoding PD40 domain-containing protein translates to MKRNLWLCLWFALFTLSSAQAQQESRLMRFPATDGQQIVFTYAGDLYTVPVNGGLARKLTSDANGYEMFARFSPNGQWLAFSGQYDGNTEVYVMPSGGGVPKRLTITATLGRDDVADRMGPSTIVMAWKNTSEEILFRSRMRSFNDWNGELFSVNLQGDALSQVPVPRGGWMSFSPDDKKMAYNRIFREFRTWKRYRGGMADDVWIYDFASKTVENITNNNASDLYPMWVGNKIYFVSDRDARSRFNLYSYDITSKTTTQLTTFTDFDIKFPSLGKDAIVFENGGYIYRFDLKTEKATKVPISIQEDFASGRNALLQVGKNVTNFEISPDGKRALLGAHGEIFTVPSKAGITRNLTQTSGTHERASKWSPDGKWIAFIGDASGENEIYIMPQDGSAKPTPITKNADTYYYTLYWSPDSKKILWADKKLRLRYVDVATKNVTEVDQATFWEFSEYTWSPDSKWIAYTRPEDAGMSRVMLYSLDQKKSTEITDGWYESGSPAFSHDGKYLIFGSNRDFNPVYSWTEWNHSYQDMTRIYMVTLSKETDSPFKPKNDEVEIKKDDQPKADDKAKKDDAGKKADASVKIDLDGIKQRLIVLPVSASNYYNLAGVDDKIYYSRQGSKDEKPLLFVFDLKEQKETELGSFNGYEISADNKKMLVGQSGSFAIVDLPKGKIEFKDKLDLGNMEMRVNYREEWMQIFNECWRQMRDFLYDPALHGVDWEGVRKKYAPLVEHVNHRNDLTYIIGEVIGELNIGHAYVGGGERKQPRRINLGLLGAEIERDPATKYYRIARILPGENWRKEVRSPLTEVGVNVNSGDYIIAINGQSVAGVNNINELLINTADKTTLLKVNSKPSEQGARDVAVTPIADEADLYYYQWVQTNIEKVNKATNGEVGYIHVPDMGVNGLNEFVKHFYPQLRKKALIIDVRGNGGGNVSPMLIERLRREIAMVDAPRNLSSRPDPFDMMVGPMVCLLNEFSASDGDLFPYRFRKMKLGKLIGKRSWGGVVGIRGSLPLVDGGYLNRPEFGSYDTDGKEWIIEGHGVDPDIVIDNDPAREFAGIDDQLTKGIEVIMEELKTKKRELPKKPEYPKK, encoded by the coding sequence ATGAAACGGAATCTCTGGTTATGCTTATGGTTTGCGCTCTTTACGCTTTCATCGGCACAAGCGCAACAAGAGTCGCGCTTAATGCGTTTCCCGGCGACGGATGGACAGCAAATCGTGTTCACCTATGCCGGTGATTTATACACCGTCCCTGTCAACGGCGGATTGGCACGCAAGCTTACCTCCGATGCCAATGGTTATGAAATGTTCGCACGCTTTTCTCCGAACGGTCAATGGCTGGCTTTTTCCGGCCAATACGACGGCAACACCGAAGTTTATGTAATGCCTTCCGGCGGCGGTGTTCCCAAACGTCTGACCATCACCGCCACCCTCGGGCGCGATGACGTTGCTGATCGTATGGGCCCCAGTACGATCGTGATGGCATGGAAAAATACATCCGAAGAAATTCTATTCCGCTCCCGCATGCGTTCTTTCAACGATTGGAACGGTGAACTTTTTAGCGTCAATCTGCAGGGCGATGCCCTGTCTCAAGTACCCGTACCGCGCGGCGGATGGATGTCCTTTTCTCCGGATGATAAAAAAATGGCGTACAATCGCATCTTCCGCGAATTCCGTACATGGAAACGCTATCGCGGCGGTATGGCCGATGATGTCTGGATTTATGACTTTGCCTCCAAAACGGTCGAGAACATTACTAATAATAATGCCTCCGATCTTTACCCGATGTGGGTCGGCAATAAAATCTACTTCGTTTCCGACCGCGACGCCCGCTCCCGATTTAACTTGTACAGCTATGATATTACCTCCAAAACGACAACTCAACTTACAACGTTCACGGATTTTGATATCAAGTTTCCTTCGCTCGGCAAAGACGCCATCGTATTTGAAAACGGCGGCTACATTTATCGTTTTGATTTGAAAACCGAAAAAGCAACAAAAGTACCGATCTCGATTCAGGAAGATTTCGCATCGGGCCGCAATGCGCTTCTTCAGGTCGGCAAAAATGTAACCAATTTTGAAATTTCACCGGATGGTAAACGTGCTTTATTAGGTGCGCACGGCGAAATATTTACCGTACCGTCCAAAGCCGGTATCACGCGTAATCTAACGCAGACTTCCGGTACGCACGAACGCGCTTCCAAATGGTCGCCCGATGGCAAATGGATCGCGTTCATCGGTGATGCATCCGGCGAAAATGAAATCTACATTATGCCGCAGGACGGCAGCGCCAAACCGACACCGATCACCAAAAATGCGGACACCTATTACTATACGCTGTACTGGTCTCCGGACAGCAAAAAAATTCTCTGGGCGGATAAAAAACTCCGTTTGCGTTATGTGGATGTAGCTACCAAAAATGTAACTGAAGTGGATCAGGCGACGTTTTGGGAATTTTCGGAATATACGTGGTCGCCCGACAGCAAATGGATCGCATACACACGCCCTGAAGATGCCGGTATGAGCCGTGTTATGTTGTATTCTCTGGATCAAAAAAAATCAACGGAAATTACCGACGGTTGGTACGAATCCGGTTCGCCGGCTTTCAGCCATGACGGCAAATATCTGATTTTCGGTTCCAATCGCGATTTTAATCCGGTTTACAGTTGGACGGAATGGAATCATTCCTATCAGGACATGACGCGTATCTATATGGTCACTTTGTCCAAAGAAACGGATTCGCCGTTCAAACCAAAAAATGACGAAGTTGAGATCAAAAAGGACGACCAACCTAAAGCCGACGATAAAGCCAAAAAAGATGACGCCGGCAAAAAAGCAGATGCTTCAGTAAAAATAGATTTGGATGGCATCAAACAACGCCTGATCGTATTGCCGGTCAGCGCATCCAACTATTATAATCTGGCAGGCGTCGACGATAAGATTTATTACAGCCGCCAAGGCAGCAAAGACGAGAAACCGCTGCTTTTCGTGTTTGACCTCAAAGAACAAAAAGAAACCGAACTCGGATCATTTAACGGGTATGAAATTTCCGCTGATAATAAAAAGATGCTCGTCGGCCAAAGCGGTTCATTTGCCATCGTCGATCTGCCCAAAGGAAAAATCGAATTTAAAGACAAGCTTGACCTCGGCAATATGGAGATGCGCGTTAACTATCGCGAAGAATGGATGCAAATCTTCAACGAGTGCTGGCGGCAAATGCGCGACTTTTTGTATGACCCGGCTCTGCACGGCGTTGATTGGGAAGGCGTTCGCAAAAAATATGCACCGCTTGTAGAACATGTCAACCATCGCAATGATCTGACCTATATCATCGGCGAAGTCATCGGCGAACTCAATATCGGACATGCTTATGTCGGCGGCGGTGAACGCAAACAACCGCGCCGTATCAATCTCGGCTTGCTCGGCGCAGAAATCGAACGTGATCCCGCAACGAAATATTATCGTATCGCACGCATTCTGCCCGGTGAAAACTGGCGGAAAGAAGTGCGTTCGCCGCTCACCGAAGTCGGCGTAAATGTAAACAGCGGTGATTATATCATCGCGATCAACGGTCAGTCGGTCGCCGGAGTCAATAATATCAACGAACTTCTGATCAATACCGCCGACAAAACAACCCTGCTGAAAGTTAACTCCAAACCATCGGAACAAGGTGCGCGCGACGTCGCCGTGACCCCTATCGCTGACGAAGCGGACTTATACTATTATCAATGGGTACAAACCAATATCGAAAAAGTCAACAAAGCGACGAACGGCGAAGTCGGATATATCCACGTACCTGACATGGGCGTCAACGGGCTCAACGAATTTGTAAAACACTTTTACCCGCAGCTTCGCAAAAAAGCGCTGATCATAGACGTACGCGGCAACGGCGGCGGCAACGTATCACCGATGCTCATCGAACGTCTGCGCCGTGAAATCGCTATGGTGGATGCGCCACGTAATCTTTCATCCCGCCCGGATCCTTTTGATATGATGGTCGGTCCGATGGTTTGCCTCCTCAATGAGTTTTCCGCATCGGACGGCGATCTTTTCCCCTACCGTTTCCGCAAAATGAAACTCGGTAAACTCATCGGCAAACGCAGCTGGGGCGGTGTCGTCGGTATTCGCGGCTCACTGCCGCTCGTAGACGGCGGTTATCTGAATCGCCCGGAATTCGGTTCATATGATACCGACGGCAAAGAATGGATCATCGAAGGACACGGCGTGGATCCCGATATCGTCATAGATAATGACCCGGCGCGTGAATTCGCCGGCATAGACGACCAGCTTACCAAAGGCATCGAGGTCATCATGGAAGAATTGAAAACCAAAAAACGCGAGTTACCCAAAAAACCGGAATATCCGAAAAAGTAA
- a CDS encoding Zn-dependent hydrolase, which yields MKHFLITALLITMIACKPAEKPKPEKSEMQKKIDEFAKTHIAVNMDHLSAKEKEMVKLLVKAGQIADGIFWKQTDADAVRLRDELKAKNDPASKEAYEYLMINYGPYDLETNRRFVGQGPTERPLTGTYYPADMTKEEFEAYIKANPKEEKELTGLYTVVVRDGKKLKAVPFHEVYKAEVTAISQLLAQAAALCENVSLKTYLTERAKAVLTDDYYASDVAWMKLKDNNIDVVIGPIENYEDRLYNYKTAHECAVMVKDPEGTKELQMFQSHLDALEKNLPSKKEYIRSSAGKANVLEVVNIVYFGGDFQKGVKTIAASLPNDPKVHDEYGGKKQMYKNLMEAKFQKILLPLGERLIAPDSRKYIDMHSFTTFVTMHEVSHTLGRSFVYGKDDLPVRNALKELYSAIEEAKADVVGIYNMDYFAKQGIYDAETMRKHYTTYVVGLFRSIRFGAEEAHGKANIAQLAFLQEQGALGRDAQGYWQIHPEKFQAGLSALAKVLLEIEAEGNYDGAKTFIEKYGKLTDAIKADLAKFHDIPRDLNTTYDIMNQL from the coding sequence ATGAAACATTTTCTCATCACGGCTCTGCTGATCACGATGATCGCATGCAAACCGGCTGAAAAACCTAAACCGGAAAAATCTGAAATGCAGAAAAAAATAGACGAATTTGCCAAAACGCACATCGCCGTCAATATGGACCATCTTTCCGCCAAGGAAAAAGAAATGGTCAAACTACTGGTCAAAGCCGGACAAATCGCCGATGGTATTTTTTGGAAACAAACGGATGCGGATGCCGTTAGGCTCCGTGATGAACTGAAAGCCAAAAACGATCCGGCTTCCAAAGAAGCCTACGAATACCTGATGATCAATTATGGGCCGTACGATTTGGAAACCAATCGTCGCTTTGTCGGGCAAGGGCCCACCGAACGTCCGTTGACGGGAACGTATTATCCCGCCGACATGACCAAAGAAGAATTTGAAGCGTATATCAAGGCCAACCCTAAAGAAGAAAAAGAACTGACCGGATTGTATACCGTAGTCGTGCGGGATGGGAAAAAACTCAAAGCCGTTCCTTTTCATGAAGTGTACAAAGCGGAAGTTACGGCCATAAGCCAATTGCTTGCGCAAGCCGCTGCATTGTGCGAAAATGTCTCCCTCAAAACATATCTCACCGAGCGCGCCAAAGCCGTATTGACGGACGACTACTACGCATCCGATGTCGCGTGGATGAAACTTAAAGATAACAACATAGACGTCGTGATCGGCCCCATCGAAAACTACGAAGATCGTCTGTACAACTACAAAACAGCACACGAATGCGCCGTGATGGTCAAAGATCCCGAAGGCACCAAAGAACTGCAAATGTTCCAGTCGCACTTGGATGCACTTGAAAAAAACCTCCCGTCTAAAAAAGAATACATTCGCTCCTCGGCCGGCAAAGCCAATGTGCTTGAGGTGGTCAATATTGTTTACTTCGGCGGCGACTTTCAAAAAGGCGTAAAAACGATTGCTGCATCTTTACCCAACGATCCGAAAGTCCATGATGAATACGGAGGCAAAAAACAGATGTATAAAAATCTGATGGAAGCTAAGTTTCAAAAAATTCTGCTTCCTCTCGGCGAACGTCTTATCGCACCGGATTCGCGTAAATATATAGACATGCATTCGTTTACGACATTCGTAACGATGCACGAAGTGTCGCACACGCTCGGACGCAGTTTTGTCTATGGTAAAGACGATCTGCCTGTTCGTAATGCTTTGAAAGAATTGTATTCTGCCATCGAAGAGGCCAAAGCCGACGTTGTCGGTATTTACAATATGGATTATTTTGCCAAACAAGGCATTTACGATGCGGAAACCATGCGCAAACATTATACAACCTACGTTGTCGGTTTGTTCCGTTCGATCCGATTTGGCGCCGAAGAAGCGCATGGTAAAGCCAACATCGCGCAGTTAGCATTTTTGCAAGAACAAGGTGCGTTGGGACGTGATGCGCAAGGTTATTGGCAAATTCATCCCGAAAAATTTCAAGCCGGTCTGTCGGCTTTAGCTAAAGTACTGCTTGAAATCGAAGCCGAAGGAAACTATGACGGAGCTAAGACGTTTATCGAAAAATACGGTAAACTGACCGATGCGATCAAAGCCGACTTGGCCAAGTTTCACGATATTCCGCGCGATCTCAATACGACATACGATATAATGAATCAACTTTGA
- a CDS encoding aminotransferase class IV, whose product MPIAWINGKYVPEDEIALSPNDRGFLYGDGAFETMRSVQSRIIALHAHIHRLKTACERLRIPLTQGPENFRTIIQELLNRNALQDAYIRISISRGPVEQFGFGFSKTIKPTCLLAVRPAPTIPDNIYQKGVSVGFQISSLFGSHTGDTAIKSLSAVEYVLAKQSALENKCYDMLLMDSIERVYEGTSSNVFVVRQGALCTPPVHSGILPGITRARVITLAETKLHLPVREILFSKQDVLTAEEVFLTNTNIDVLPVTVAGEQTIGNGLPGKITQSLLQLYRQTLIEILE is encoded by the coding sequence ATGCCCATAGCCTGGATCAACGGCAAATATGTGCCCGAAGATGAAATAGCTTTGTCGCCCAACGATCGCGGTTTTTTATACGGCGACGGGGCGTTTGAAACGATGCGGTCCGTGCAATCGCGCATCATCGCATTGCATGCACATATACACCGTTTGAAAACGGCCTGTGAACGATTGCGAATTCCGCTTACACAAGGACCTGAAAATTTCCGAACGATCATTCAAGAATTGCTCAACCGAAACGCGTTACAAGATGCTTATATACGGATCAGTATAAGCCGCGGCCCGGTTGAGCAATTTGGTTTTGGATTTTCCAAAACCATCAAACCGACGTGCCTCCTCGCCGTACGCCCTGCGCCGACGATTCCTGATAATATTTACCAAAAAGGCGTATCTGTCGGATTTCAGATCAGTTCACTTTTTGGTTCACACACCGGTGATACGGCCATCAAATCATTGAGCGCGGTGGAATACGTTCTTGCCAAACAATCGGCGCTTGAGAATAAATGCTACGATATGTTATTGATGGATTCGATCGAACGCGTGTACGAGGGCACCTCCAGTAATGTATTTGTCGTCCGTCAAGGTGCGTTGTGCACGCCGCCGGTTCATAGCGGCATACTTCCGGGTATTACGCGCGCACGGGTCATCACTTTGGCTGAAACAAAACTTCATCTGCCCGTGCGGGAAATCTTGTTTTCTAAACAAGATGTACTGACCGCAGAAGAGGTTTTTTTGACGAATACCAATATTGATGTATTGCCGGTAACCGTCGCAGGTGAACAAACCATAGGCAATGGCTTACCTGGAAAAATCACACAATCATTACTTCAACTGTACCGCCAAACTCTGATCGAAATCCTTGAATAA
- the pabB gene encoding aminodeoxychorismate synthase component I — protein MNKASDVHSEPWDWPNDIWSLYRTIAASPRFIFLYSSLLQPSYGRYSYLACDPSIVFKCTSHHNEITTATGVTSMDGNPFDCMYDLMQQYAAPKNHGNVDFCTDGWFGYWGYDTRDHLEKVASHARMCLNTSDALWMKFDAVIVLDHQEHQARITGTRTGIQKLRERLQQPVASYPEKPLQFKIHPTETRASYIQKINSLHESIAAGDVYEVNLSQRFDVTVDGYDPNVYSRIFRSLVETSPAPFSAIIQCDETAVISSSPELFLQMHQNICTSKPIKGTRPRTGNFDSDEKNYFDLQTDEKDRAENLMIVDLVRNDLGRVSQAGSVVTKDLFAVETYATVFQMVSTIQSRLSEHATMMDAVKAAFPPGSMTGAPKISAMQHIESLEPYKRSVYAGAIGWMQASGETMLSVVIRTLIFNGASGYFQTGGAIVWDSIPDEEYQECWDKAQGILRALEKLGVINLPVYI, from the coding sequence TTGAATAAAGCATCCGACGTACATAGCGAACCTTGGGATTGGCCGAACGATATTTGGTCACTGTATCGTACGATCGCCGCCTCTCCGCGATTTATTTTTTTATACAGTTCGTTGCTACAACCATCGTACGGCCGATATTCATACCTTGCATGCGACCCTTCCATCGTTTTTAAATGTACCTCTCATCACAACGAGATTACTACAGCGACCGGCGTGACGTCTATGGACGGGAACCCCTTCGATTGCATGTACGATCTGATGCAACAATATGCCGCGCCAAAAAATCACGGCAACGTTGATTTTTGTACAGACGGCTGGTTTGGATATTGGGGTTATGATACGCGCGATCATCTGGAAAAAGTCGCATCACACGCCCGCATGTGTTTGAATACGTCCGATGCGTTATGGATGAAATTTGACGCCGTTATCGTTTTAGATCACCAAGAGCATCAGGCGCGGATTACCGGTACTCGTACCGGCATTCAGAAATTACGCGAGCGCCTTCAACAACCTGTAGCCTCGTATCCTGAAAAACCGCTTCAATTTAAAATTCATCCGACCGAAACCCGTGCATCATACATTCAAAAAATTAACTCCCTGCATGAATCAATCGCTGCGGGCGATGTGTACGAAGTCAATCTATCGCAGCGTTTTGATGTGACGGTAGATGGCTACGATCCGAACGTGTACAGTCGTATTTTTAGATCGTTGGTCGAAACAAGTCCCGCGCCTTTTTCGGCGATTATTCAATGCGATGAAACAGCTGTAATCAGTTCATCACCTGAGCTCTTTTTGCAAATGCATCAAAATATATGCACCAGCAAACCGATCAAAGGCACACGGCCACGCACGGGTAATTTTGATTCCGACGAAAAAAATTATTTCGATTTACAAACCGATGAAAAAGATCGCGCCGAAAATCTCATGATCGTTGATCTCGTCCGCAATGATCTTGGGCGCGTTTCACAGGCGGGCTCTGTTGTTACGAAAGATCTTTTTGCTGTCGAAACGTACGCCACCGTTTTTCAGATGGTTTCTACGATACAGAGCCGATTGTCCGAACATGCTACGATGATGGATGCCGTGAAAGCAGCATTTCCGCCCGGTTCGATGACAGGCGCCCCCAAAATAAGCGCCATGCAACATATCGAATCGTTAGAACCTTATAAGCGCAGTGTTTATGCCGGCGCTATCGGCTGGATGCAAGCTTCGGGGGAAACAATGTTATCGGTGGTAATTCGAACACTTATTTTCAACGGAGCCTCCGGTTATTTTCAAACCGGCGGGGCCATCGTGTGGGATTCTATACCCGATGAGGAGTATCAGGAGTGTTGGGATAAAGCTCAGGGAATTCTGCGCGCGCTTGAAAAATTGGGAGTAATTAACTTACCGGTATATATATAA
- a CDS encoding trypsin-like peptidase domain-containing protein, translated as MKTLLRMMVIIAFGLLLSCSSRIRQAAYPTLFDNEYDSEFPYRSSSDQLEEISASVKIMFSTAFYNSYYFDEKFAVTPTAVRAGAAEKYAYRYLNTQASVSGTATVIYYDTKRVALLTCAHVVEFSDTVYSYYPSGHVQSVSFLQRQSNFIRDLPEGGELEVLAIDSKNDIAIIGRSFDHMPQEPVHVFGYPIGKSKKLRWGSFVYVIGYPMGFKMVTKGTVSSPNRDRNGSFLTDAPMNEGLSGGIVLAIKDGVPNFELVGVAKSISATQEYYLMPDPGFTQEIPAPSLYKGELYARLKTEYRYGITHVVSTEILRSMYEKYKKSIDAKGYSMDALFK; from the coding sequence ATGAAAACATTATTGCGTATGATGGTCATTATCGCATTTGGCCTCTTGCTTTCGTGTTCGTCACGTATTCGCCAAGCGGCTTATCCGACCTTATTTGATAATGAATACGACAGCGAATTCCCATACCGAAGCAGTTCGGATCAATTGGAAGAGATCAGCGCTTCGGTAAAAATCATGTTCTCCACGGCGTTTTATAATTCGTACTATTTTGATGAAAAATTTGCCGTAACTCCGACGGCGGTGCGCGCCGGTGCAGCAGAAAAATACGCGTACCGTTATCTTAATACGCAAGCCTCTGTGTCCGGTACGGCGACGGTGATTTATTATGATACCAAACGTGTGGCTTTACTTACGTGTGCGCATGTTGTCGAATTTTCGGATACGGTGTATTCTTATTATCCGAGCGGGCATGTCCAGTCGGTGTCTTTTCTTCAACGTCAAAGCAATTTTATACGCGATTTGCCGGAAGGCGGAGAGTTGGAAGTTTTAGCCATAGATAGCAAAAATGATATCGCGATCATCGGCCGTTCATTTGATCATATGCCACAGGAACCCGTGCATGTTTTCGGATATCCGATCGGGAAATCCAAAAAATTACGATGGGGTTCATTTGTGTACGTGATCGGTTATCCGATGGGTTTTAAAATGGTAACCAAAGGCACAGTGAGCAGTCCCAATCGCGATCGTAACGGTTCCTTTCTGACCGATGCGCCGATGAATGAAGGACTCAGTGGAGGGATCGTGCTCGCCATCAAAGACGGGGTGCCCAATTTTGAACTTGTGGGCGTGGCGAAATCCATATCCGCTACGCAGGAATATTATCTGATGCCGGATCCCGGTTTTACACAGGAAATTCCTGCGCCAAGTTTATATAAGGGTGAACTGTACGCTCGCCTTAAAACAGAATACCGTTACGGCATCACCCATGTCGTATCAACAGAAATTTTGCGTTCAATGTACGAAAAATACAAAAAAAGCATTGATGCCAAAGGTTACTCGATGGATGCGCTTTTCAAATAG
- a CDS encoding tyrosine-type recombinase/integrase, whose protein sequence is MSDRTVDVYTYRVRCFLMHFQKAPETIRDDEIGRYLMFLRETKNYSWSGVNIVYSAIKFLYEQTLGVVINHFPMPRPTREKRLPVVLSISEVERLLTHEPNAKYRLIFMMIYATGMRLNELLHVRQRDIDRERMLILVRYAKGGRARYVPMNATLLIHIENYLRTQPKQRWLFPGQIGDEPLADRYVQGLFRTLQKRSRLSKQLNMHALRHSLATHLYENGTDLMTIQRVLGHRSINPTLQYIQLQAREFNQIDHPLDHMQAFTALPKRLSRSAYADRRYRPWRRKINCFQESY, encoded by the coding sequence ATGAGTGATAGAACGGTTGACGTGTACACCTACAGAGTGCGTTGTTTTTTGATGCATTTTCAAAAAGCGCCAGAAACTATCCGCGACGACGAGATTGGGCGATATCTTATGTTTTTGCGTGAAACAAAAAACTACAGTTGGTCCGGCGTTAATATCGTCTATAGCGCGATAAAGTTTCTATACGAACAAACCTTGGGCGTGGTTATCAATCATTTTCCGATGCCGCGACCGACGCGTGAGAAACGCCTTCCGGTTGTTCTGTCCATTAGTGAAGTCGAGCGGCTTTTGACGCATGAACCTAACGCAAAATATCGGCTTATTTTTATGATGATTTATGCGACGGGTATGCGATTGAATGAGCTTTTGCATGTTCGGCAGCGCGACATTGATCGGGAGCGCATGCTTATTTTGGTGCGCTATGCCAAAGGCGGCAGAGCGCGTTATGTACCTATGAATGCGACGCTTTTAATTCATATAGAAAATTATCTGCGTACGCAACCGAAGCAACGGTGGCTTTTTCCAGGGCAAATAGGGGATGAACCGCTTGCCGATCGTTATGTGCAAGGGCTTTTCCGTACATTACAAAAAAGAAGCCGGCTCAGTAAACAACTCAATATGCATGCCCTGCGTCATAGCTTGGCGACACATCTTTATGAAAACGGTACGGATCTGATGACGATCCAGCGTGTACTCGGTCATCGCAGTATCAATCCCACGCTGCAATATATCCAATTGCAAGCACGTGAATTCAACCAGATTGATCACCCGTTGGACCACATGCAAGCGTTTACTGCACTTCCTAAACGTTTATCACGATCCGCGTATGCGGACAGGCGTTATCGCCCCTGGCGCAGAAAAATAAACTGCTTTCAAGAATCTTATTAG
- a CDS encoding photosynthetic reaction center cytochrome c subunit, with the protein MRGFTRLFFVHLNLGIFGLALITPCLGQSRSQTDSVAAVRKLHLSALNKTLEGRESLPADSVFKNLQTIGGFEAGLMPVIMEKWSIALGVGCDYCHDTNNWASDAIHEKKTARQMAGPLNEAIRNVLSKIDGLSERPVVNCATCHRGEVKPATRVK; encoded by the coding sequence ATGCGCGGCTTCACACGATTGTTTTTCGTACACCTAAATTTAGGTATTTTTGGTTTGGCTCTTATTACACCGTGCCTAGGGCAAAGCCGGTCTCAAACTGATTCCGTGGCGGCCGTTAGAAAATTACATTTAAGTGCACTCAACAAAACCCTTGAAGGCCGTGAATCATTACCGGCGGATTCGGTTTTTAAAAACCTGCAGACCATCGGGGGATTTGAAGCCGGGTTAATGCCGGTCATTATGGAAAAATGGAGTATCGCTTTGGGGGTCGGTTGCGACTATTGCCACGATACAAATAACTGGGCTTCGGATGCTATTCACGAAAAAAAGACGGCGCGTCAGATGGCCGGACCACTCAATGAAGCGATACGTAATGTACTTAGCAAAATTGACGGACTAAGTGAACGACCTGTGGTCAATTGCGCAACATGCCATCGCGGCGAAGTCAAACCGGCTACGCGGGTAAAATAA
- a CDS encoding Re/Si-specific NAD(P)(+) transhydrogenase subunit alpha, translated as MVIGIPKETAAGENRVAVTPDTAAKLIKMGFEVRVEKSAGQNAHYTDEQYTKHGAAIAATATDLLGQSDIILKVQKPSDAEIKQIKKGALLISFVYGLNYPQVPKACAEAGVNLMSMDFIPRTTLAQKMDALSSQYNIAGYKAVLMCAAAFGKMFPLMMTAAGTISPAKVVIMGAGVAGLQAIGTARRLGAVVEVSDVRAAVKEEVQSLGGKFIEVPGAENMQDAGGYAKEASAEFLQKQKELLFKHITEADIVITTALVPGKKAPVLVTEEMIKHMRHGSIVLDMAVEFGGNCEVSEVGKTVTKHGVTIIGESNIPATVPTHASELYSKNLLALLQYIAKDGNLQLKLEDEIVKSALLVHNGAVVNERIKQVL; from the coding sequence GTGGTCATAGGAATTCCCAAAGAAACTGCAGCAGGCGAAAACCGCGTTGCCGTGACGCCCGATACTGCTGCCAAACTCATCAAAATGGGGTTTGAAGTCCGCGTCGAAAAAAGCGCCGGCCAAAATGCTCATTATACGGATGAACAATACACCAAACATGGCGCGGCCATTGCCGCTACGGCGACAGACCTGCTCGGTCAGTCGGATATCATTCTCAAAGTTCAAAAACCCAGCGATGCGGAAATCAAACAAATCAAAAAAGGCGCATTGCTGATTTCGTTTGTGTATGGGCTAAATTATCCGCAAGTGCCCAAAGCGTGTGCTGAAGCGGGCGTCAATCTGATGTCCATGGACTTCATTCCGCGCACTACACTGGCTCAAAAAATGGATGCCCTGAGTTCACAATATAACATCGCCGGCTATAAAGCCGTTCTGATGTGTGCTGCGGCTTTCGGTAAAATGTTCCCTCTGATGATGACGGCCGCCGGTACGATTTCACCGGCCAAAGTTGTGATCATGGGCGCCGGCGTTGCCGGATTGCAGGCTATAGGAACGGCTCGCCGTCTCGGTGCTGTCGTCGAAGTGTCCGACGTGCGCGCTGCGGTCAAAGAAGAAGTGCAGAGTCTCGGCGGTAAATTCATCGAAGTGCCCGGTGCTGAAAATATGCAGGATGCCGGCGGATATGCCAAAGAAGCCTCGGCAGAATTTCTGCAAAAACAAAAAGAATTACTTTTCAAACACATCACCGAAGCCGATATCGTCATTACCACCGCGCTGGTACCCGGTAAAAAAGCACCTGTGCTCGTCACCGAAGAAATGATCAAACACATGCGCCACGGTTCCATCGTTTTGGATATGGCGGTCGAATTTGGCGGAAATTGCGAAGTCAGCGAAGTCGGTAAAACCGTAACCAAACACGGTGTAACAATTATCGGCGAATCCAATATTCCCGCTACCGTACCTACGCATGCCAGCGAATTGTATTCCAAAAACCTGCTCGCATTGCTTCAGTACATCGCCAAAGACGGCAACCTCCAGCTCAAACTGGAAGATGAAATCGTCAAGTCGGCGTTACTGGTACACAATGGCGCGGTAGTCAACGAACGCATTAAACAAGTTTTATAA